The Pseudomonas moraviensis genome contains the following window.
CTCGACCTGCGTTGAGTCGTTGCTGAACCCGGCGCAGACGTCCCGTTTTGCGCCGGTTTTCACCGCTTGGCGACGACCTGTCGCATTCTCCGGCCTTTAAGGCTCTTTAGCGGTGGACCAAAAACGGCCTTTTCTGTAAGCTACAGCTTTAGTGTGTCCACTAAAAGCGCGCAGAATAATTTCAGTGAAGAAGCGGGGTGACGTGTCCATACGTCACTCCGCTTTTTTACAACCTGCGATTGCCCTTTCATGCGTTATTTACGGGAGGTCTTCTTGACTAAGCCAGCCATACTCGCCCTTGCTGATGGCAGCATTTTTCGCGGCGAAGCCATTGGAGCCGACGGTCAGACCGTTGGTGAGGTGGTGTTCAACACCGCAATGACCGGCTATCAGGAAATCCTTACCGATCCTTCCTACGCCCAACAGATCGTTACCCTGACTTACCCGCACATCGGCAACACCGGCACCACGCCGGAAGACGCCGAGTCCGACCGCGTATGGTCCGCTGGCCTGGTCATCCGTGACCTGCCGCTGGTAGCGAGCAACTGGCGTAACACGATGTCCCTGTCCGACTACCTGAAAGCCAACAATGTAGTGGCAATCGCGGGTATCGACACCCGTCGCCTGACCCGCATCCTGCGTGAAAAAGGCGCACAGAACGGCTGCATCATGGCCGGCGACAACATCTCCGAAGAAGCGGCCATCGCCGCTGCGCAAGGCTTCCCGGGCCTGAAGGGCATGGACCTGGCGAAAGTCGTCAGCACCAAGACTCAATACGAATGGCGCTCGACTGTCTGGGATCTGAAAACCGACAGCCACGCGACTATCGAAGCCTCCGAACTGCCATACCACGTGGTCGCCTACGACTACGGC
Protein-coding sequences here:
- the carA gene encoding glutamine-hydrolyzing carbamoyl-phosphate synthase small subunit — translated: MTKPAILALADGSIFRGEAIGADGQTVGEVVFNTAMTGYQEILTDPSYAQQIVTLTYPHIGNTGTTPEDAESDRVWSAGLVIRDLPLVASNWRNTMSLSDYLKANNVVAIAGIDTRRLTRILREKGAQNGCIMAGDNISEEAAIAAAQGFPGLKGMDLAKVVSTKTQYEWRSTVWDLKTDSHATIEASELPYHVVAYDYGVKVNILRMLVERGCRVTVVPAQTPAADVLALKPDGVFLSNGPGDPEPCDYAIQAIKQVLETETPVFGICLGHQLLALASGAKTLKMGHGHHGANHPVQDLDTGVVMITSQNHGFAVDEATLPANVRAIHKSLFDGTLQGIERTDKSAFSFQGHPEASPGPNDVAPLFDRFINEMAKRR